A stretch of the Bacillus sp. FJAT-18017 genome encodes the following:
- a CDS encoding CPBP family intramembrane glutamic endopeptidase, whose amino-acid sequence MVQPWASKDGEAANLENSFIKVTAGKNNWKRFMASFSLIMLFMFIGSGVYDWAMSILVSGEPGTYYDEFEMIWVNADPLYEFALSHLIFIFWLIGILVSVKFIHKRGFRSLITPNRKINWKRVFWGFAVFFCLLAGTTAADFLISPGDYSFNTFEVTDFILLFVFVLFLTPIQTTTEEVFFRGYLVQWIGRTVSNLIVLAVIAGSIFGTLHFSNPEMGYSAIFVGADYLLSGVLWCYITARTNSAELAIGAHAANNMFLGWFLTMDNTVYGNIPSLFVTANINPKLSLFWSIVVFLTFTIISLKKFTDKSGPPVARL is encoded by the coding sequence ATGGTACAACCTTGGGCGAGCAAAGATGGGGAGGCGGCGAATCTGGAGAATAGCTTCATTAAAGTGACAGCTGGTAAAAACAATTGGAAAAGGTTTATGGCATCATTTTCCCTGATCATGTTATTCATGTTCATTGGCTCTGGGGTTTATGATTGGGCAATGTCTATACTTGTTTCAGGTGAACCAGGTACATACTACGATGAGTTTGAAATGATATGGGTAAATGCGGACCCTCTTTATGAGTTTGCCTTATCGCATTTGATTTTTATTTTTTGGTTGATTGGAATTTTAGTATCGGTCAAGTTCATCCATAAGAGAGGATTTAGAAGCCTTATCACTCCTAATAGGAAAATAAATTGGAAGAGAGTGTTTTGGGGGTTTGCCGTCTTTTTCTGTTTGCTAGCAGGAACGACTGCGGCGGATTTTCTAATTAGTCCGGGTGATTATTCGTTTAATACCTTTGAAGTTACCGATTTTATCTTGCTATTTGTGTTTGTGCTTTTTTTAACTCCGATACAAACAACTACCGAAGAGGTTTTTTTTAGGGGATATTTAGTACAGTGGATTGGCCGAACCGTCTCAAACCTAATCGTGTTGGCCGTTATTGCTGGAAGTATTTTTGGGACTCTCCATTTTTCAAATCCTGAAATGGGCTACTCGGCTATCTTCGTAGGGGCGGATTATCTCCTTTCAGGGGTATTATGGTGTTATATCACGGCCCGGACGAACAGTGCTGAACTGGCGATTGGTGCCCATGCTGCGAATAATATGTTTCTTGGCTGGTTCCTCACGATGGACAATACGGTATATGGGAATATCCCTTCTCTATTCGTGACCGCAAATATAAATCCAAAACTATCCTTGTTTTGGTCAATAGTTGTTTTTTTAACTTTTACAATAATTTCGCTTAAGAAATTCACTGATAAAAGCGGCCCGCCTGTTGCCCGTCTATAA
- a CDS encoding L,D-transpeptidase family protein → MKKIMISLMLLLSLVLFEAPALAAGADEFIIINKANNKLAYYDNNKLVKTFKVGTGRQPSYTPEGKFKVVNKIKNRPYYSANIPGGDPRNPLGNRWLGLNARGTWGTTYAIHGNNNPSSIGGYVSGGCIRMYDNEVEWLFSKVEVNTPVVITTSKKSFDSIAASYGLKGKGSTAPVSTAPSSVLKKGMKGPQVKQLQTLLTKKGYSTKGIDGVFGPATEAAVKKFQKANKLKADGIVGSSTKKKLGMK, encoded by the coding sequence ATGAAAAAGATTATGATTAGCCTAATGCTGTTGTTATCACTTGTACTATTTGAGGCACCAGCATTGGCAGCGGGGGCGGATGAATTTATTATTATCAATAAAGCCAATAATAAACTGGCTTACTATGATAATAACAAACTCGTAAAAACATTTAAGGTTGGTACGGGACGTCAGCCTTCCTATACACCTGAGGGCAAGTTCAAGGTTGTAAACAAAATTAAGAACCGTCCTTATTACAGCGCAAATATACCTGGCGGAGATCCGAGAAATCCGCTGGGGAACAGATGGCTTGGCTTGAATGCAAGGGGAACATGGGGAACAACTTATGCTATTCATGGCAATAACAATCCTTCCTCGATTGGCGGCTATGTAAGCGGCGGCTGCATCCGTATGTATGATAATGAGGTCGAATGGCTATTTTCCAAGGTAGAAGTAAATACACCAGTCGTGATTACTACTTCTAAAAAATCCTTTGATTCGATTGCAGCATCCTATGGCCTGAAGGGAAAAGGTAGTACTGCCCCTGTATCTACTGCACCAAGCTCAGTCCTGAAAAAAGGAATGAAGGGTCCTCAAGTAAAACAGCTCCAAACTCTCTTAACAAAGAAAGGCTATAGCACAAAGGGAATCGACGGGGTATTCGGTCCTGCGACTGAAGCAGCTGTTAAGAAGTTTCAAAAAGCCAACAAGCTAAAGGCGGATGGTATCGTTGGGAGCTCCACTAAGAAAAAACTTGGGATGAAATAA
- a CDS encoding ABC transporter ATP-binding protein → MARNKFDVDEELESPFQLAHFKRLMVFVKPYKTKLLLAVLIMLIASTANLVGPYLVKLAIDDKIPSGDIPGLYLLSGIYLLALVVTGICMKFRIRIMTQTGQSIIRDIRRDLFTHLQNLSFSFYDSRPHGKILVRVVNYVNSLSDLLSNGIINVITDLFSLIVIVGFMISIDPQLTLYALAGFPVLAGVILLLKNAQRKAWQSVSNKQSNMNAYIHESISGIKVTQAFSRENENKQIFSGVSGNYRTSWMKAIKIHFLLWPAIENISVLTVSFIYIAGVSMIGDGVTVGSLIAFVGYIWMFWTPLANIGNFYNAIINAMAYLERIFETMDEKPLVVDAPGAKELPEVKGHVSFKNVTFAYDEGGRVLDNVSFTAEPGDTIALVGATGSGKTTIVSLLSRFYESTDGKVEIDGIDSSGVTIQSLRRQMGVMLQDPFIFSGTIMDNIRYGRLDATDEEVIGAAKAVQAHEFISSLKDGYNTEVNERGTRLSTGQRQLISFARALLADPRILILDEATSSIDTETELALQKGLETLLYGRTSFIIAHRLSTIQNSTKILFIDKGRIAEEGTHKELLQRRGLYWRLHASQKAV, encoded by the coding sequence ATGGCGCGGAATAAATTCGATGTGGATGAGGAATTGGAATCTCCATTCCAGCTGGCCCACTTTAAACGGTTGATGGTTTTTGTCAAACCGTATAAAACAAAACTGCTTTTAGCTGTCCTGATTATGCTGATTGCAAGTACCGCCAATCTTGTGGGGCCTTATCTAGTCAAACTGGCAATCGATGATAAAATCCCATCCGGAGATATTCCAGGTTTATATCTTCTTTCAGGTATCTACTTGCTGGCGCTTGTGGTAACCGGAATATGCATGAAATTCCGTATCCGGATTATGACCCAGACCGGACAGAGCATCATCCGCGACATTAGACGGGATTTATTTACCCACTTGCAAAATCTGTCCTTTTCTTTTTATGATAGCAGGCCGCATGGCAAAATTCTTGTCAGGGTTGTCAACTATGTCAATTCACTGAGTGACCTGCTTTCGAACGGAATCATCAATGTTATTACCGATTTGTTCAGCCTGATTGTTATCGTGGGATTCATGATTTCAATTGATCCGCAGCTGACATTGTATGCGCTGGCCGGCTTTCCAGTTCTTGCAGGTGTCATCCTTCTTTTGAAAAATGCCCAGAGGAAAGCATGGCAAAGTGTCAGCAACAAACAATCCAATATGAATGCCTATATTCATGAAAGCATTAGCGGTATTAAGGTGACCCAGGCTTTTTCAAGGGAAAATGAAAACAAACAGATTTTTAGCGGAGTCTCGGGAAACTACCGGACATCATGGATGAAGGCGATTAAAATTCACTTTCTTTTATGGCCTGCGATTGAAAATATCTCGGTACTGACCGTGTCATTCATCTATATCGCCGGTGTCTCGATGATTGGGGACGGGGTCACTGTTGGGTCTCTGATAGCATTTGTCGGTTACATTTGGATGTTTTGGACACCGCTTGCGAATATAGGGAACTTCTATAATGCAATCATTAACGCCATGGCTTATCTGGAACGAATTTTTGAAACAATGGATGAAAAACCCTTGGTGGTGGATGCTCCGGGCGCGAAGGAGCTTCCGGAAGTTAAAGGTCATGTTTCATTTAAGAATGTTACTTTTGCATATGATGAGGGAGGACGTGTCCTGGACAATGTCAGTTTTACGGCTGAACCCGGTGATACTATTGCACTTGTGGGGGCGACTGGTTCAGGAAAAACGACAATCGTTAGTTTGTTAAGCCGTTTCTATGAAAGTACCGATGGGAAGGTTGAGATTGATGGAATCGATAGCAGCGGGGTAACCATCCAGTCACTGCGCAGGCAAATGGGGGTCATGCTCCAAGACCCATTCATTTTCTCAGGGACTATTATGGACAATATTCGTTACGGGCGGCTGGATGCAACGGACGAGGAAGTCATTGGAGCAGCAAAAGCAGTGCAGGCCCACGAGTTTATCAGTTCACTAAAGGATGGATATAATACTGAAGTAAACGAGCGAGGTACCAGGCTATCAACTGGGCAAAGGCAGCTGATTTCATTTGCAAGGGCGCTGCTGGCCGACCCTAGAATCCTGATTCTTGATGAAGCAACATCTTCCATCGATACGGAAACAGAACTTGCATTGCAAAAGGGGCTGGAAACGCTTTTGTACGGGCGGACGTCCTTCATCATTGCCCATAGGCTCTCAACGATCCAAAATTCAACAAAAATTCTGTTCATTGATAAGGGCCGCATAGCTGAAGAAGGAACTCATAAGGAACTCCTTCAGCGCCGAGGACTGTATTGGAGACTTCACGCTTCACAAAAAGCAGTTTGA
- a CDS encoding EAL domain-containing protein gives MKFAEKTSEEEPFNSSFTGLDNDFQNIFGELTNAVFILDRFGRVLTFNKAATNLFGFHISDMFEVSTLFLDHNHERNELHKKIVLEGKAQHYTAAVKHKNGFLLTVGITCIPLFNEKNEVVKVCAIIQNSTESKNNQKEISQPGTIHDKSKLKAVENNFFESAASIKNIYDNLDAAIWSFDMREGRISFISKGIKAITGYSPDEIMSIGWNPIIHPGDLDYFNNMLPTLVKGLKHSHQYRIIHKSGEIRWIDGHTIPILGPDGTLARIDGIMSDITKQKLYEKQILYHAHYDGLTGLPNRRKFDEKIQSLCQTSITQKKTGEELFSILYLDLDRFQNIIDTLGQPVAEKLLIRFSERLSPLICGSSLLARLDSDEFGVIVWGIDSAQEAINLAKNIIDSTRDSAFSVDGFDLHITASIGISMYPFDGSEPGTLLKKASAAMYRAKEKGKNDFQLYTPSLNIGNYKLFIIERDLRKAINTQELFLHFQPRIDAKTGRILSAEALIRWEHPKWGMISPGEFIPIAEETDLVLQIGDFVIKKVCAFLRDWKANGLPVVPISINVSSKRFLKADWVNKLEQILDDHQIPSHLIELEITESAIIKHKETVDSAIKSLKKLGVRVALDDFGTGYSSLTYLKQFQVDTLKIDKSFIDNVTKSPQDQLITKAMISLAQGMNMNVVAEGVETPEQLDFLKGLECNEIQGYLFSRPVAIHDFENLLKKQYLEPEETFPSPSSTSERRSHQRIQFSSPKSAKISLISVGGKPVQVGCSNVDVMNIGLGGLKFVTGMNLPLRNDHIFQFEFEISDTPIVLTGTIVWKQEVKDIFHYGISFIHQCQEKVLNDLLKS, from the coding sequence ATGAAATTCGCTGAAAAGACAAGTGAGGAAGAACCATTTAATTCTAGTTTCACCGGGTTGGACAATGATTTTCAAAATATATTTGGAGAACTAACAAATGCGGTATTTATCCTAGATCGGTTTGGGCGTGTTTTGACATTTAATAAAGCGGCAACGAATCTTTTTGGATTCCATATCAGTGATATGTTCGAGGTGTCCACTCTCTTCCTGGATCATAATCACGAAAGAAACGAATTACATAAAAAGATAGTCCTGGAAGGAAAAGCCCAACATTATACGGCTGCTGTTAAACATAAAAATGGATTTTTGTTAACAGTTGGCATTACCTGCATCCCTCTGTTTAATGAAAAAAACGAAGTAGTTAAGGTATGCGCTATTATTCAAAATTCAACTGAAAGTAAAAATAACCAAAAGGAAATCTCCCAGCCTGGGACAATTCATGATAAGTCTAAGTTAAAAGCAGTTGAGAACAATTTTTTTGAAAGTGCCGCGAGTATTAAAAATATTTACGATAACCTTGACGCGGCTATATGGTCTTTTGATATGCGAGAAGGGAGGATTAGTTTTATTTCGAAAGGCATCAAGGCCATCACCGGCTATAGTCCTGACGAAATAATGTCGATCGGATGGAATCCAATAATTCACCCGGGAGATTTGGATTATTTTAATAATATGCTGCCCACTTTGGTAAAGGGCCTTAAACATTCTCATCAATACAGGATTATTCATAAGTCGGGCGAAATACGCTGGATTGATGGCCATACAATTCCTATTCTCGGACCCGATGGAACACTGGCCAGGATAGACGGAATCATGTCGGATATTACAAAACAAAAACTTTATGAAAAACAAATTCTTTATCATGCTCATTATGACGGATTGACTGGTCTGCCAAATCGAAGAAAGTTCGATGAAAAAATACAATCCCTTTGTCAGACCTCTATAACCCAGAAAAAAACAGGTGAAGAGCTATTCTCAATTTTATATCTGGATTTGGATCGTTTTCAAAATATTATTGATACCTTGGGCCAACCGGTAGCAGAAAAGCTGTTAATCCGATTTTCGGAAAGGTTATCACCATTGATTTGCGGTTCTTCTCTTCTAGCGAGACTCGACTCAGATGAATTTGGTGTTATCGTTTGGGGTATAGATAGCGCTCAAGAGGCGATAAATCTAGCCAAGAACATAATCGACTCCACCAGGGATTCAGCTTTTTCAGTTGATGGATTCGATTTGCATATCACAGCCAGTATCGGTATCAGCATGTACCCATTTGACGGGAGTGAGCCGGGTACATTACTTAAGAAAGCATCTGCTGCAATGTATAGGGCAAAGGAAAAAGGGAAAAATGACTTTCAGCTTTATACTCCTTCATTGAATATTGGTAACTATAAGTTATTCATCATAGAAAGAGATTTACGAAAAGCCATTAATACGCAGGAGTTATTTTTACACTTCCAGCCAAGGATTGATGCGAAAACAGGACGGATACTCAGTGCTGAAGCACTAATCCGCTGGGAGCATCCGAAGTGGGGGATGATTTCACCTGGAGAATTCATTCCTATTGCCGAGGAGACTGACCTTGTTTTGCAAATAGGAGATTTCGTCATTAAAAAGGTATGTGCCTTTTTAAGGGATTGGAAAGCAAATGGATTGCCGGTTGTCCCTATTTCTATCAATGTATCATCAAAACGGTTCCTTAAGGCCGATTGGGTTAACAAATTAGAGCAAATTTTAGATGACCATCAAATACCCAGCCATCTTATTGAGCTTGAAATTACGGAATCTGCAATAATTAAACATAAAGAAACGGTAGATAGTGCTATCAAATCATTAAAGAAACTTGGTGTCCGGGTAGCTTTAGATGATTTTGGGACAGGCTATTCATCCTTAACATATTTAAAACAATTTCAAGTCGATACATTAAAAATTGATAAGTCTTTCATCGATAATGTTACGAAATCTCCCCAGGATCAGCTTATAACCAAGGCTATGATTTCTCTTGCACAAGGCATGAATATGAATGTGGTCGCTGAAGGTGTTGAAACTCCTGAGCAATTAGATTTTCTGAAAGGCTTGGAATGTAATGAAATTCAAGGCTATTTATTTAGTCGACCTGTTGCCATCCATGACTTTGAGAATTTATTAAAGAAGCAATACCTTGAGCCTGAAGAAACTTTTCCCTCTCCTTCTTCCACTTCGGAGAGAAGATCACATCAAAGAATTCAGTTTTCCTCACCTAAATCGGCAAAGATTTCGCTTATTTCAGTTGGGGGAAAACCTGTCCAGGTGGGATGTTCAAATGTAGACGTTATGAATATTGGCTTAGGAGGATTAAAGTTTGTTACAGGCATGAACCTTCCACTCCGGAATGATCATATCTTTCAATTCGAATTTGAGATTTCGGACACACCTATAGTCTTAACAGGAACAATTGTCTGGAAACAGGAGGTTAAAGATATATTTCATTATGGGATAAGTTTTATACATCAATGTCAGGAGAAAGTATTAAACGATTTACTAAAAAGCTAG
- a CDS encoding ABC transporter ATP-binding protein yields the protein MHSIRWIWGYLREFKVRFSLGLVMAVLVTGLNLVNPYIAGRIIDNVIIGNERDLLFSLIAIMIGATILKTLIRYTYQLVFERISQNVVYTIRNKLYDRLNLLDFYFYDKTKTGDIMARMTGDMEMVRAFTAWSIYMIFENAAILLFAIVFMFTIHPQLALAMLAVTPVIGFFAYRLTYAVGPTFSEIRGQFAKLNSVVQENISGNRVVKAFAKEPYEIEKFTVENEGYKEKNLASAKVWEKFLPVLDSLAGVFTVVMILVGGIMVINNSLTLGELATFNGLIWALNNPMRMAGWLINDVQRFIASAKKVEELLKTPAKIVNAVKGREEQVKGFVEFNHVSFSYGDEDVLSDVTFKAEPGQTVGIIGATGSGKSTLVNLLHRFYDADSGVVKVDGTDVRERDIHKLRERMAMVMQDIFLFSDTIEGNIAYGNPDAPFEAVKEAAKIAEAHEFIEELPEGYDTIVGERGVGLSGGQKQRIALARAILKNPSILVLDDTTSAVDMETELRIQETLKKILVGKTCFIIAHRISSVKDADLILVMEKGRIIERGTHEELLRANGYYQKVYVNQHGGLEAVEDDREVVYQYGAE from the coding sequence ATGCATAGCATTCGCTGGATTTGGGGGTATCTTAGGGAGTTTAAGGTTAGATTCAGTCTTGGCCTGGTAATGGCTGTTCTGGTTACAGGCCTTAACTTGGTCAATCCATACATTGCGGGGCGAATCATCGATAACGTCATCATTGGCAATGAGAGGGATTTGCTTTTCTCACTCATCGCCATCATGATTGGGGCCACTATCCTAAAGACCTTGATCCGTTATACGTATCAATTGGTTTTTGAGCGAATCTCGCAAAATGTTGTTTATACGATCAGGAACAAGCTGTACGATAGGCTGAACCTGCTCGATTTTTATTTTTACGACAAAACGAAGACCGGTGATATCATGGCAAGAATGACCGGGGATATGGAAATGGTCAGGGCATTCACCGCCTGGTCGATTTATATGATTTTTGAAAATGCAGCGATTCTCTTGTTTGCGATCGTTTTCATGTTCACCATTCATCCGCAGCTTGCACTGGCGATGCTCGCAGTTACCCCGGTGATTGGCTTTTTTGCCTACAGGCTGACCTATGCGGTCGGGCCGACATTCTCGGAAATCCGCGGACAATTTGCCAAATTGAATTCAGTGGTCCAGGAAAATATAAGCGGCAATAGGGTTGTAAAGGCATTTGCAAAAGAACCCTATGAAATCGAAAAGTTTACCGTTGAAAACGAAGGCTACAAGGAAAAGAACCTTGCATCAGCAAAGGTCTGGGAGAAATTTTTGCCTGTGCTGGACTCGCTTGCGGGTGTATTCACCGTTGTCATGATACTTGTCGGTGGAATTATGGTTATTAATAACTCGCTAACCCTTGGTGAGCTGGCAACGTTCAACGGTCTCATTTGGGCTTTGAACAACCCAATGCGGATGGCAGGCTGGCTGATTAACGACGTTCAGCGATTTATTGCTTCAGCTAAAAAGGTTGAGGAGCTTCTTAAGACTCCTGCGAAAATCGTTAACGCGGTTAAAGGCAGGGAAGAACAGGTTAAAGGCTTCGTCGAATTCAACCATGTCTCATTCAGCTATGGGGACGAAGACGTGCTTTCGGACGTTACCTTTAAGGCTGAGCCGGGACAGACGGTTGGGATAATTGGTGCAACCGGATCGGGTAAGTCGACACTTGTAAACTTGCTGCACCGTTTTTATGATGCGGACAGCGGAGTGGTAAAAGTCGATGGTACGGATGTGAGAGAGCGGGATATTCATAAGCTCCGTGAACGGATGGCAATGGTCATGCAGGATATTTTTCTGTTCTCCGATACGATTGAAGGCAATATTGCCTATGGCAATCCGGATGCCCCGTTTGAAGCCGTCAAGGAGGCAGCAAAGATAGCCGAGGCTCATGAATTCATTGAAGAGCTTCCGGAAGGTTATGACACGATTGTCGGCGAGCGGGGTGTCGGATTGTCGGGCGGCCAGAAACAGCGGATTGCCTTGGCCCGGGCGATTTTAAAGAATCCTTCAATATTGGTACTTGACGATACAACATCCGCAGTTGATATGGAGACCGAGCTGCGCATCCAGGAAACGCTGAAGAAGATTTTGGTGGGAAAAACGTGTTTTATTATTGCTCACCGAATCTCATCGGTTAAGGATGCTGATTTAATTCTTGTGATGGAAAAAGGCAGGATTATAGAGCGGGGTACCCATGAAGAATTACTTCGGGCTAATGGGTATTACCAGAAGGTGTACGTAAACCAGCATGGCGGCCTTGAAGCCGTTGAAGACGATAGGGAGGTGGTGTATCAGTATGGCGCGGAATAA
- a CDS encoding helix-turn-helix domain-containing protein, with the protein MIGYGERLRALRKENQLTLESAARIVGVAKSTYAGYETEFRKPSLDKISLFADFYHVSVDYLLCLTDQQSTEEGQSHNAKTFLSKGDLHWDGVPLSEEELHYIRDFLETIAEKKSKQKSDNKFG; encoded by the coding sequence ATGATCGGATATGGGGAAAGACTGCGAGCGCTGAGAAAGGAAAACCAATTGACCCTTGAAAGCGCGGCAAGAATCGTCGGGGTTGCAAAATCAACATATGCAGGGTATGAAACTGAGTTCAGAAAACCGTCTCTAGATAAAATTAGTTTGTTTGCTGACTTTTATCACGTATCAGTTGATTATTTATTGTGTTTAACAGACCAACAAAGCACTGAAGAGGGTCAAAGCCACAACGCTAAAACCTTTCTGTCAAAGGGAGATTTGCATTGGGATGGGGTGCCTTTAAGTGAAGAGGAACTTCATTATATCCGAGATTTCTTAGAAACGATTGCTGAGAAAAAATCCAAACAAAAGTCGGACAATAAATTTGGGTAA
- a CDS encoding VOC family protein, translating to MSKFWSESLPVVQFRIARPTDQLDKVVAFYRDGIGLKVIGSFKQHDGYDGVMLGLPDANYHLEFTQHEKGSPCPAPTEDNLLVFYIPDKAERDEIAARLNEMGYLPVEPENPYWKNAGVTIADPDGWRIVLQNTQGL from the coding sequence ATGTCAAAATTTTGGTCAGAATCATTGCCTGTGGTGCAATTCAGAATAGCACGTCCTACTGATCAATTGGATAAGGTAGTCGCGTTTTATCGGGACGGGATTGGATTAAAGGTTATTGGTTCTTTTAAACAACATGATGGATACGATGGAGTTATGCTTGGGCTGCCTGATGCGAATTATCACCTTGAATTTACTCAGCATGAAAAAGGGAGCCCATGCCCGGCCCCCACTGAAGATAATCTGCTAGTCTTTTATATTCCAGACAAAGCTGAACGGGATGAGATCGCAGCCCGGCTAAATGAAATGGGTTATCTGCCAGTTGAGCCTGAGAATCCTTATTGGAAAAATGCCGGTGTAACGATTGCTGACCCAGATGGCTGGCGAATCGTTTTGCAAAACACCCAAGGGTTGTAG
- a CDS encoding helix-turn-helix transcriptional regulator yields MHLIEARKSTKDRILELLKKEASMTVAHLTGQLNITHMAVRKHLNGLESDGFIQSQDFKQPMGRPLQIYTLTAKGESLFPKNYEGITLEFLQDIQAMYGENAVEVLFKKREERLTREYSVRLADKSNPEKIRELVSIQNEKGYMAAGVQVDEHTYELFEYNCPILAVANQHKEACRCETRMLRNALDTEDIQRVSCKTESDDHCKFRIKFK; encoded by the coding sequence ATGCATCTGATAGAGGCCAGAAAATCAACAAAAGACAGGATTCTGGAGCTTTTGAAAAAGGAAGCATCCATGACAGTTGCACATTTAACCGGACAGTTGAATATTACTCATATGGCTGTACGGAAGCATCTGAACGGACTTGAAAGCGATGGCTTTATCCAGTCTCAAGATTTTAAGCAGCCAATGGGCAGACCCTTGCAGATTTATACACTGACAGCGAAAGGCGAAAGTCTGTTTCCAAAAAACTATGAGGGAATAACTCTTGAATTTCTTCAGGATATACAGGCCATGTATGGAGAGAACGCCGTAGAGGTTCTTTTTAAAAAACGAGAAGAAAGGCTGACTCGCGAATACTCGGTAAGGCTTGCAGATAAATCGAATCCTGAAAAAATCCGTGAACTTGTTTCCATTCAAAACGAGAAAGGCTATATGGCTGCCGGTGTACAGGTTGATGAACATACCTATGAATTGTTTGAATACAATTGTCCAATCCTGGCAGTTGCAAATCAGCACAAGGAAGCCTGCCGTTGCGAAACAAGAATGCTCCGGAATGCTCTCGACACTGAGGATATCCAAAGAGTTAGCTGCAAAACCGAATCCGACGACCACTGCAAATTCAGGATTAAATTTAAATAA
- a CDS encoding peptide MFS transporter, with protein sequence MSNYNKQKIVDSVPQTGFFGHPKGLFTLFFTEFWERFSYYGMRAILVFYIYYETSQGGLGLPEKTALAIMSIYGALVYMSGIIGGWLADRVFGTSKAIFYGGILIMFGHIALAIPGSVELFYVSMVLIILGTGLLKPNVSSVVGDLYSETDDRRDAGFSIFYMGINMGGFLAPLITGHFMKTSFHLGFSVAAVGMFFGLLQFYFTKKKNLGLAGTIVPNPLLPEEKKKVYTYIGIGAAVLLAIVLIGVSTGTLTIVRFVDIVSILALLIPTIYFIVMYRSPKTNSDERSRLLAYIPLFIASVMFWAIQEQGSTILASYADKRTDLNFAGLEISPAWFQSLNPLFIIFLAPVFAWMWVKLGKRQPTIPQKFSLALLFAGMSFLVILLPGYLTGTESLVNPLWLVLSYFIVVIGELLLSPVGLSATTKLAPAAFSAQTMSLWFLSSSGAQALNAQLVKFYSPENETSYFGLIGGASILLGILLFIIAPKIQSYMKGIR encoded by the coding sequence ATGTCAAACTATAATAAACAGAAAATTGTGGACAGTGTTCCGCAAACAGGCTTCTTTGGACATCCAAAAGGCTTGTTTACACTGTTCTTCACAGAATTCTGGGAGCGTTTCTCATATTATGGTATGAGGGCAATCCTCGTTTTCTACATTTACTATGAAACTTCCCAAGGCGGCTTAGGCCTTCCAGAAAAAACTGCACTAGCGATTATGTCCATCTATGGTGCCCTGGTTTACATGTCGGGTATTATCGGTGGCTGGCTTGCTGACCGAGTATTTGGTACATCCAAAGCCATTTTCTATGGTGGTATTTTGATTATGTTTGGTCACATTGCCTTGGCAATTCCGGGTAGTGTCGAATTGTTCTATGTTTCCATGGTGCTTATTATCCTTGGTACTGGTTTGTTGAAACCTAACGTATCGTCGGTGGTAGGTGACTTGTACTCGGAAACTGATGATCGCCGTGATGCTGGCTTCAGTATCTTCTATATGGGTATTAACATGGGTGGTTTCCTTGCTCCGCTTATCACAGGCCACTTTATGAAAACTAGCTTCCACCTTGGTTTTAGTGTAGCAGCAGTAGGTATGTTCTTCGGTCTTCTTCAATTTTATTTCACAAAGAAGAAGAACCTTGGCCTTGCAGGTACAATCGTACCAAATCCGCTTCTGCCTGAAGAAAAGAAAAAAGTTTATACTTATATCGGGATTGGTGCAGCCGTCCTATTAGCAATCGTTCTTATTGGTGTTTCAACTGGCACCTTGACAATTGTAAGATTTGTAGACATTGTAAGTATTCTTGCACTACTTATTCCTACTATTTATTTTATTGTTATGTACCGCAGCCCTAAAACAAATTCCGACGAACGTTCACGTTTGCTTGCATACATTCCGCTGTTCATTGCTTCAGTTATGTTCTGGGCTATCCAGGAACAGGGATCGACGATTCTTGCAAGTTATGCGGACAAGCGTACTGACCTGAATTTTGCTGGACTTGAAATTTCACCAGCATGGTTCCAGTCGCTAAACCCATTATTTATTATTTTCCTTGCACCGGTATTTGCCTGGATGTGGGTGAAGCTTGGCAAACGCCAGCCAACCATTCCGCAAAAGTTTTCCTTGGCGCTATTGTTTGCCGGAATGTCCTTCCTGGTCATTCTGCTGCCAGGTTACCTGACTGGTACTGAATCACTTGTTAATCCGTTGTGGCTTGTGCTGAGCTATTTCATTGTTGTTATCGGTGAATTACTGCTTTCTCCAGTCGGTTTGTCAGCTACAACAAAACTGGCACCAGCAGCATTCTCAGCGCAGACAATGAGCCTTTGGTTCTTATCAAGTTCAGGCGCTCAGGCACTGAATGCACAGTTGGTTAAATTCTATTCACCTGAAAATGAAACTTCTTACTTTGGTCTTATTGGTGGAGCGTCTATTCTTCTTGGGATCTTGCTATTCATTATCGCTCCGAAGATTCAAAGTTATATGAAAGGCATCCGTTAA